From one Plasmodium yoelii strain 17X genome assembly, chromosome: 12 genomic stretch:
- a CDS encoding eukaryotic translation initiation factor 3 subunit D, putative, whose product MSTFKLFGVVNNRTWGPDIKNEELVNSCMEDIKKYQFEPSMKFEKIGKICDFTTTSYQKNIKDINKNSGDGDNAFEEELQFQTVDLRTGQKPKGTLFNKKKIINKQTTQAFTQKQQEEDNLYSSRIKTAEQKKQKMLQQAKTARLNARHRIFTEWSNEPTPSWTVDCEIMFNELPKKLIKIDHLKIEDIFFRGKVLYYDKRFENINVKNPPFLAHLNKDANVLVCKASDDQTLMEILDNEEKKAKENNSTGLIIVSTDQILSCLMSCVHSKYSWHLIIKKKGNRIIIDKDDDSIIDLLTVNENSLDAPTQDSENKINSLQALGLEAVKINERFKNHVQLNNQIAEQYDNTSFNSKQCNNNSNILYRYRKINLPPLIHGSSKTNCTIITRGEIHSKIKGSNNAYVYICSLNEYDIKSHKNWRSQIENQKGALLANEIRNNTYKLHKFICQALLSGCDDIKLGFISRKNANDYENHNILSIQSHKTKDLSTQIGLKYENIWGILKFIVDNISDRSDGKYVILKDPLKSLLRLYCTHEDD is encoded by the coding sequence atGTCAACGTTTAAATTATTTGGTGTAGTAAACAACAGAACATGGGGACCTGACATAAAAAATGAGGAGTTGGTAAATTCCTGCATggaagatataaaaaaatatcaatttGAACCCTCTATGAAATTTGAAAAGATCGGGAAAATATGCGATTTTACAACCACTAGCTATCAAAAGaatataaaagatataaataaaaattcaggAGATGGTGATAATGCATTTGAAGAAGAATTACAATTTCAAACTGTTGATTTAAGAACAGGACAAAAACCTAAAGGtactttatttaataaaaagaaaataataaataaacaaacaaCCCAAGCATTTACTCAAAAACAACAAGAAGAAGATAATTTATATAGTAGTAGAATTAAAACAGctgaacaaaaaaaacaaaaaatgttacAACAAGCTAAAACTGCTAGATTAAATGCTCGCCATAGAATATTTACAGAATGGAGTAACGAACCAACTCCTTCATGGACAGTAGATTGTGAAATTATGTTTAATGAATTAcctaaaaaattaattaaaattgatcatttaaaaattgaagatatatttttccgaggaaaagtattatattatgataaaagatttgaaaatattaatgttaAAAATCCACCTTTTCTTGCtcatttaaataaagatGCAAATGTATTAGTTTGTAAAGCTAGTGATGATCAAACATTGATGGAAATTTTagataatgaagaaaaaaaagctaaagaaaataattcaacTGGATTAATTATTGTTTCTACTGATCAAATATTATCATGTCTTATGTCATGTGTGCATTCTAAATATTCTTGGcatttaataattaaaaaaaaaggaaatagaATTATTATAGATAAAGATGATGATTCTATTATTGATTTATTAACAGTAAATGAAAATTCATTAGATGCACCAACTCAAGatagtgaaaataaaataaattcattacaAGCCTTAGGTTTAGAAGCAGTCAAAATTAATGAACGATTTAAAAATCATGTTCAATTAAATAATCAAATAGCTGAACAATATGATAATACATCATTTAATTCAAAacaatgtaataataattctaaCATTCTTTATagatatagaaaaattaatCTCCCTCCATTAATTCATGGATCATCTAAAACTAATTGTACAATTATCACAAGAGGAGAAATAcattcaaaaataaaaggatCAAATAATgcatatgtttatatttgttcaTTAAATGAGTATGATATTAAAAGTCATAAAAATTGGAGATCTCAAATAGAAAATCAAAAAGGTGCTTTATTAGCTAATGAAATAcgtaataatacatataagcttcataaatttatatgtcAAGCTTTGTTAAGTGGTTGTGATGATATTAAATTAGGTTTTATATCCAGAAAAAATGCTAATGATTATGaaaatcataatatattatctaTTCAATCTCATAAAACAAAAGATTTGTCAACACAAATTGgattaaaatatgaaaatatatggGGTATACTCAAATTTATTGTTGATAACATTTCAGACAGATCAGATGGTAAATATGTTATTCTCAAAGACCCACTAAAATCTTTATTACGTTTATATTGTACACATGAAGATGATTAA
- a CDS encoding AP2 domain transcription factor AP2-I, putative, with product METLVNEHNINTKNEDGNENSEKLAENLNNVKGGGNEVAYEKKDEIYMNYIEQDKLDVPSLVEICKQQLIVILKDMCTDSNNSDEKISFLYHLNRLKNALTVVDLHNYIAVFGPCLSYNKLPSTWNISVCDYLKQQLNILRAADSQQNSNSYMNYYDLHNEYEEAIINKKLNYVNNSNFDTNNNNNNNNKYGNGPNDTNVNNNFNLANVVGSSKDNANLSINGKVINQNNFQNSGGNMNNYCDKNENMVDDYYDCLMRTKLPNESVNNLKYMMNNKQDNSNNADVDNVLSYLKKYEQKSNKNSTNKNDDTSKYNNNNNKESDYDYQEEYLKDKMLYDSDMDENNIMDQNFMDGTYNNGGNGRGTQDYDNNGNNLIGMNSNGTNINNKNYNIKLEKIKKNDTMNSWNKPNTEGHPEYLPRIPGVRFNPKKQQWLAAWNDNTREIRKYFSVKQYGFEQARILAVKARQEAEKAGARCKPMFHVHGRKAMDGISNELIKVSLINTQMSSNEMDPNYNNGAPNGSNNALMGNNCNMIMTNGNNLGALQNGMNNMGGGNMNTINGMSNIGGMNTLNGINQLNGMNNMGNMNGENNNAMLGMTLVTAPNDILTKKDLLKSETNKGIKRGRGRPPKRKLSEDSHLSLDEIEQSIRRGYIASNNNGGINDNGELLECMDPYDKDCTRPMKGVSYNDRKGSWLAYWSIGKNFQMRRFPIKKLGFEKAKELAIQCRLEAEQAGATTTENRNKRGRNLLNNNLNNNIDSMLDNNSMLEHDDNMNDNTNGANKGMNRNMLLPHMHNFNNGQGLGSNVTNSGANPYQHHGMLGAIGGGVHNKIPHSDGQDSENDFSPTKRTRAPRGRRMESLTARANALTPVEGVRFDPYSYSWFAKYLENENSKEPKISKYLLKKWGFNKAHSLAVHTVKCAYKAVPFTDEELLNIFNIDAKNMMNNGNNQNSMININFKDNFGNGAVENNAPNFASNNFGNNNMMNNMVMINGAVGNNPNMDMNMHGGNSGNISNIGNISNPINNNFPGNIGAFKNYTTPGVGNNGMVVVPPGMNNLAELNAINGLDPNGVINAPNDNKIMDPSNINAKDANLENDNTGMDGRNLGNTMNNNINQVNKINSYNFNNLHTGGVGNIIPNNNNVNTHNDNINNYVQNIDGHNISGDKMNPLTNFLIEDNKNSLEHVGINHVANNNNNNYNSGNVINSEFLDSINRNNNSNTNNNYMTPNDGIRNNKDANNEKDKINNNLNNGINYVPNNNNNSVYGQMDNELASHNINTISSNNMANDINRNMLNQTYGIQNNSNNNHGNINSDMINNLMDHINDNNTNITELQTRTNNIIRDRTNIPNNNDMGNNIQGENNNTNNSYDQNGGNNFNTYGNEDGNGNINDSSIYYMNSKSEIKTE from the coding sequence atggAAACGCTAGTTAATGAGCataatattaatacaaaaaacGAAGATGGTAatgaaaatagtgaaaaattagcagaaaatttaaataatgttaaAGGAGGTGGAAATGAAGTAgcatatgaaaaaaaagatgaaatatatatgaattatattGAACAAGATAAATTAGATGTACCATCATTAGTAGAAATATGTAAACAACAATTAATAGTTATCTTAAAGGATATGTGTACTGATTCAAATAATTCTgatgaaaaaatatcatttttatatcatttaaatagattaaaaaatgcattaaCAGTTGTAGATTTACATAATTATATAGCCGTGTTTGGCCCATGTTtaagttataataaattaccATCTACTTGGAATATTTCTGTTTGtgattatttaaaacaacaattaaaTATTCTGCGAGCAGCAGATTCACAACAAAATTCAAATAGTTATATGAACTATTATGATTTACATAATGAATATGAAGAagcaataataaataaaaaactaaACTACGTTAACAATTCGAATTTCGAtactaataataacaataataataataacaaatatgGGAATGGACCAAATGACActaatgtaaataataattttaatttagcAAATGTAGTAGGGTCATCAAAAGATAATGCAAATTTAAGTATTAATGGTAAAGttataaatcaaaataatttccAAAATAGTGGAGGAAATATGAATAACTAttgtgataaaaatgaaaatatggtAGACGATTATTATGATTGTCTTATGCGAACAAAATTACCAAATGAATcagttaataatttaaaatatatgatgaaTAATAAACAAGATAATTCTAATAATGCAGATGTCGATAATGTTTTAtcttatttaaaaaagtatgaacaaaaatcaaataaaaatagtactaataaaaatgatgatacttcaaaatataataataataataataaagaatctGATTACGATTATCAAgaagaatatttaaaagataaaatgtTATATGATTCAGATAtggatgaaaataatattatggatcaaaattttatggacggtacatataataatggtGGTAATGGAAGAGGAACTCaagattatgataataatggaaataatttAATCGGAATGAATAGTAATGGtactaatataaataataaaaattataatataaaacttgaaaaaataaaaaaaaatgatacaatGAATAGTTGGAATAAACCTAATACTGAAGGTCATCCTGAATATTTGCCAAGAATTCCAGGTGTTCGATTTAATCCTAAAAAACAACAATGGCTAGCTGCTTGGAATGATAATACAAGAGaaataagaaaatatttttcagtTAAACAATATGGTTTTGAACAAGCCAGAATATTAGCTGTTAAAGCTCGACAAGAAGCAGAAAAAGCTGGCGCCAGATGTAAACCAATGTTTCATGTACATGGTAGAAAAGCAATGGATGGAATATCaaatgaattaataaaagttaGTCTTATAAATACTCAAATGAGTAGTAATGAAATGGATCCAAATTATAATAACGGTGCACCTAATGGAAGTAATAATGCACTCATGGGAAATAATTGTAATATGATTATGACAAATGGTAATAATCTCGGAGCACTTCAAAATGGTATGAATAATATGGGAGGTGGAAATATGAATACAATTAATGGCATGTCTAACATTGGTGGAATGAATACCCTAAATGGGATAAATCAATTAAATGGCATGAACAATATGGGAAATATGAAtggtgaaaataataatgcaatGTTAGGAATGACATTAGTTACTGCACCCAATGATATATTAACCAAAAaagatttattaaaaagtgAAACAAATAAAGGAATCAAAAGAGGTCGAGGTCGACCACCAAAAAGGAAACTAAGCGAAGACTCACATCTATCATTAGATGAAATCGAACAAAGTATACGAAGAGGATATATTgctagtaataataatgggGGAATTAATGATAATGGAGAATTGTTAGAATGTATGGATCCATATGATAAAGATTGTACTAGACCTATGAAAGGGGTTTCATATAATGATAGAAAAGGTTCATGGCTAGCTTATTGGTCAATTGGCAAAAATTTCCAAATGCGACGGTTTCCAATTAAAAAGCTAGGTTTTGAAAAAGCTAAAGAATTAGCTATACAATGTAGATTGGAAGCTGAACAAGCTGGTGCAACAACAACTgaaaatagaaataaaagaggaagaaatttattaaataataatttaaacaataatatagatTCAATGTTAGATAATAATTCAATGTTAGAACATGATGATAACATGAATGATAATACTAATGGTGCCAATAAAGGGATGAATAGAAATATGTTATTACCACATAtgcataattttaataatggTCAAGGTTTAGGAAGTAATGTAACTAATTCTGGAGCAAATCCTTATCAACATCATGGAATGCTTGGGGCTATAGGAGGGGGTgtacataataaaattccACATAGTGATGGGCAAGATAGTGAAAATGATTTCTCTCCTACAAAAAGAACTAGAGCTCCAAGAGGCCGACGTATGGAAAGTTTAACGGCAAGAGCTAATGCATTAACACCTGTTGAAGGAGTGAGATTTGATCCATACTCATATTCATGGTTTGCtaaatatttagaaaatgagAATTCAAAAGAACCCaaaatttcaaaatatttattaaaaaaatggggATTCAATAAAGCACATAGTTTAGCTGTACATACAGTTAAATGTGCATATAAAGCTGTTCCTTTTACGGATGaagaattattaaatatatttaatattgatgcaaaaaatatgatgaataatggaaataatcaaaatagtatgataaatataaattttaaggATAATTTTGGTAACGGTGCTGTTGAAAATAATGCACCAAATTTTGCTTCAAATAATtttggaaataataatatgatgaATAATATGGTAATGATAAACGGGGCAGTTGGTAATAATCCAAACATGGATATGAATATGCATGGAGGTAATTCTGGAAATATTTCTAATATAGGCAATATATCAAATccaattaataataattttccagGAAATATCGGTGCATTTAAAAATTACACTACCCCGGGTGTTGGAAATAATGGTATGGTTGTAGTACCGCCAGGTATGAATAACCTTGCTgaattaaatgcaataaaTGGATTAGACCCGAATGGAGTTATTAATGCACccaatgataataaaataatggatccatcaaatataaatgcaaAAGATGCTAATttagaaaatgataataccGGAATGGATGGGAGGAATCTTGGAAATAcaatgaataataatataaatcaagttaacaaaattaatagttataattttaataatttacataCAGGAGGAGTAGGAAATATTATtccaaataataataatgttaatacacacaatgataatataaataattatgtacAAAATATAGATGGACATAATATATCTGGAGATAAAATGAATCCATTAACCAATTTTTTGAttgaagataataaaaatagtttagAGCATGTAGGAATAAATCATGTtgcaaataataacaataataattataattctgGAAATGTAATAAATTCTGAATTTTTAGATTCTATAAATAGAAACAATAATTccaatacaaataataattacatGACTCCTAATGATGGCATTCGAAATAACAAAGATGCAAACaatgaaaaagataaaataaataacaatttaaataatggaataaattatgttccaaataataataataattctgTATATGGTCAAATGGATAATGAACTAGCTAGCCATAATATTAATACAATATCTTCAAACAATATGGCAAATGATATAAAcagaaatatgttaaatcaAACATATGGTATccaaaataatagtaataataatcatggaaatataaattcagatatgataaataatttaatggATCATATAAATGacaataatacaaatattacTGAATTACAAACAcgaactaataatataattagaGATCGAACTAATATTcctaataataatgatatgggaaataatatacaaggtgaaaataataatacaaataattcATATGACCAAAATGGAggtaataattttaatacctATGGAAATGAAGATGGtaatggaaatataaatgattcatctatttattatatgaattcaAAATCAGAAATAAAAACAGAGTAG